GGGCGATCCGCTGCCTGGCCGAGCACAACCGGCTCTCGGTCGAGCGCAGTCATCGACCGCAGCAGTCTCTATGGGGAGTGATCCAAGGCGCGCAGTACGAGGATTTGCGACGCAAAGCCGCACGCGACCTCGCCGCTCTCGGTGCTCGCGACGAGGCCGAGGGCGGCAAGGGATTCGGCGGCTTCGGGATCGGCGGCGCGTTGGAGAAGGAGAACCTCGGGACCATCGTCGGGTGGGTGAATTCGGAACTGCCCCAGGACAAACCGAAGCACCTGCTGGGGATCAGCGAACCCGACGACGTGTTCGTCGCCATCGAGAACGGAGTGGACACCTTCGACTGCGTCTCGCCGACCCGGGTTGCGCGCAACGGTGCCATCTACACGCGCGACGGCCGCATCAACATCACCAACGCCCGCTTCCGCGATGACTTCGCCCCGCTCGATGCCGAGCTGACCAACTACACCTCGCAGTATTCGCGGGCCTACCTGCACCACTTGTTCCGAGCGAAGGAGGGGCTCGGGCCCACGCTCGCGACGCTGCACAACCTCTCGTTCACCATCGAGATGGTCGACGGCGCCCGTCGAGCGATCGAGGAGGGGCGATACGAGGACTATCGCGACGACTTCCTGGGTCGGTACTACGCCAAGCGATGACTGATCTCCCATAATCGTCCGAATATCGGGGGTCGGACGGCGATGTCCCCTCCGACCCCCGATATTCGGACGTTTCTGTCAGGTAGACCAGACCCACGCACCCCGAGGGAGCGCGGCGGGATCGAAGCGCCCCAGTAGTTGCCCAGCTGTCACCGATTCGTCGGGGCCGGCCATATTCAGTGACCGGGCGATGAGGTCTAGTACGTCCTGCGCGGAAACCCCTTGGGCGGCAAGGTCTTCCAGCGTCACGGCGCCGTCGCGCTTGGACAACCGCATGCCGTTGGCGTTGATCACGAGGGGGGCGTGCGCGTAAGTCGGTGGCTCGTATCCGAGCAGGGTGGCCAGGTACGCCTGTCGGGGAGCCGACGCCAAGAGGTCGTCGCCGCGGACCACCTGGTCGACCTCGGTCTCGGCGTCGTCCACCACGACGGCCAGGTTGTAGGCGGGTGTGCCGTCGCCACGGCGCAGCACGAAGTCGTCGACCAGGCCGGTGTAGGCGCCGCGCAGGAGGTCGTCGACGGTGAACTCGGTGGTGTCGCAGCGCAGCCGGATGGCGGGTGGTCGCCCGGATTCCCGACGTTCCCGCAGCTCCGTGTCCGACAAGTGCAGACACGTCCCTGGATAGGCGCCCTCGGGGGCGTGCGGCGCGCGCGGGGCGTCCAGGATCTCCCGCCGCGTGCAGAAACACTCGAAGGTGCGGCCCGCATCGGTGAGCGAGTCGATCACTTCGGCGTATCGGGCCCGACGCGAGGACTGGTAGAGGACGGGTGGGTCCCAGTCGACGCCGATGGCGGCGAGCTCGGCGAGTTGGCGCTCGTCGGCGCCGTCGACGCTGCGCTCGTCGAGGTCCTCCATCCGCATCAGGAAGCCGTGTCCGGTGCTGCGTGCGAACAGCCACGCCAGGAGTGCGGTGCGCAGGTTCCCAACATGCAGATCCCCCGACGGGGAGGGGGCGTAGCGACCGTTTCCTGTCACGGGACGTGGGCGACTAGCCGGTGAAGCCGACCAGCAGCGCCTTCAGCGGCTCGGCGTCCGGGTTGGCGACGACACCGCCTCGTCGCACGGTGACCATGAAGGGACAGGTGTCGGCAGAGCCGCTCACTTCACCGAGGTCGCGCACCTTGCGACCGCTCTTCGCCTCGTGCAGCGTGACCCGATACCTCGTCGAGTAGTAGTCCGCCCGGGAGTTCTGGAAGGAACAGGTCTGCTTCTTGCTGCGCTCCTGCTTGATCTCGGTGAGACATGCGACCGCGTTGACCTTGCCCGGGTCGGACTCGGAGGTCTGTTCACCGTGGCCGCTTGGGCCGGCCTCGTAGACTCCGCCGGCGTTCAGGCCGTCCCACGAGGTGCTGCTGAAGACGAAGCCTTCCTGCCCGATGTCGTCGCCGTGCTTGACGAAAGCCGCGATTCGGTAGGGCGCGGTGAATGCACCGGCGTTCGTGATCGAACCACCCTTGCAGACGGCATCGAAATCGCTGACGGTGGCGGCCGTCGTCGGCTGAGTCTCTGCCGTACGGCCGATCAGGTAGAGCGCCGACAGACCGGCGACACCGAGAAGAAGCACGCCCGCGATGGCGAGGACGATCAGACCGGTCCGCGACTTCTTGGGTGGATGTGGCATGCCCGGGTACCCCGGCATCGGATACGCCGGTCCCGGTGGGGCGCCGTAGGGCATACCCGGCGGAGGTCCACCTGGCGTCCCCGGTTGCGGCCATCCGGGGTGCGGTTGACCAGCTGCCTGCTGGCCGGGCGGCACCGAGCCGGGCTGTTCGGGGTGGGTATCGGACATGCGCGAAAGGCTACCTCGGAACGACGCGATCGTCGGATGTAAGAGGGACGATGCACCGCCCATAGCAACAAGGATTCAGGCCACCGGCTGTGCGGCTCTCGCTGACATCCCGGGCACACAGTGGAACGATGAACGGCGTGGACCTTCCGGTGAACCCGCCCGTCGCCCCGATGTTGGCCAAGGCCGTGACTGCGGTCCCGCCGCAGCCCGACGACGGCCCGAAGTGGCTCTACGAGCCCAAGTGGGACGGCTTCCGGGTGCTGATCTTCCGCGACGGCGACGAGGTGGAGATGGTTTCGCGCGGGGGCAAGGACCTGGCGCGCTACTTCCCCGAGGTGGTGTCGGCGGCCAAGGCCGAACTGCCGGAGAAGATCGTGCTCGACGGCGAGATCGGCGTCCCGCGCAGCTTCGACGGGGTACACCGCCTGGACTGGGACGCCCTGAGCCAGCGCATCCACCCGGCCAAGTCCCGCATCGACATGCTGGCCGAGCAGACCCCGGCGATCGTCATCGGATTCGATGCACTCGCCCTGGGCGCCGAGAACCTGATGGACCAGGCCTTCGCGTCCCGACGAGAAGCCCTCCTGAAATCGGTCCCGGGCACCGGAACCATTCGGGCCAGTCGCGTCACCGACGACACCGGGGTCGCCCAGCGTTGGTTCTCCGCCTTCGAGGGGGCCGGCCTCGACGGCATCGTCGCGAAGGATCGGGCCGGCGGCTACGTGCCGGGCAAGCGCGAAATGCTCAAGGTCAAGCACAAGCGCACCGCCGAC
This genomic interval from Gordonia sp. X0973 contains the following:
- a CDS encoding ATP-dependent DNA ligase, with translation MNGVDLPVNPPVAPMLAKAVTAVPPQPDDGPKWLYEPKWDGFRVLIFRDGDEVEMVSRGGKDLARYFPEVVSAAKAELPEKIVLDGEIGVPRSFDGVHRLDWDALSQRIHPAKSRIDMLAEQTPAIVIGFDALALGAENLMDQAFASRREALLKSVPGTGTIRASRVTDDTGVAQRWFSAFEGAGLDGIVAKDRAGGYVPGKREMLKVKHKRTADCVVIGYRVHKSGTGVGSLLLGLNSDDGEIRMVGGSSAFSDAMRVELQEMLEPMRLDPDKPYPGELTRWRQAGTGDFYPVRQELVGEFAYDQMENGRFRHTVKFLRWRPDREPSSCRYDQLEVPLDYDLYSVLEGGA
- the gluQRS gene encoding tRNA glutamyl-Q(34) synthetase GluQRS; this translates as MTGNGRYAPSPSGDLHVGNLRTALLAWLFARSTGHGFLMRMEDLDERSVDGADERQLAELAAIGVDWDPPVLYQSSRRARYAEVIDSLTDAGRTFECFCTRREILDAPRAPHAPEGAYPGTCLHLSDTELRERRESGRPPAIRLRCDTTEFTVDDLLRGAYTGLVDDFVLRRGDGTPAYNLAVVVDDAETEVDQVVRGDDLLASAPRQAYLATLLGYEPPTYAHAPLVINANGMRLSKRDGAVTLEDLAAQGVSAQDVLDLIARSLNMAGPDESVTAGQLLGRFDPAALPRGAWVWST
- the tgt gene encoding tRNA guanosine(34) transglycosylase Tgt, which produces MTSGLGRTGVISTPHGDIATPAFIPVGTKATVKTVVPEAVAELGAQAVLANAYHLYLQPGPGIIDAAGGLGAFMNWPGPTYTDSGGFQVMSLGVGFKKVIEMSAGHAPDDGKIADGKERLANVDDDGVTFKSHLDGSAHRFTPELSMQIQHQLGADIIFAFDELTTLMNTRDYQENSLERTRLWAIRCLAEHNRLSVERSHRPQQSLWGVIQGAQYEDLRRKAARDLAALGARDEAEGGKGFGGFGIGGALEKENLGTIVGWVNSELPQDKPKHLLGISEPDDVFVAIENGVDTFDCVSPTRVARNGAIYTRDGRINITNARFRDDFAPLDAELTNYTSQYSRAYLHHLFRAKEGLGPTLATLHNLSFTIEMVDGARRAIEEGRYEDYRDDFLGRYYAKR